A stretch of Tautonia rosea DNA encodes these proteins:
- a CDS encoding tetratricopeptide repeat protein produces MSVRWKPLIILSGLFVTVALGGLVAFVLVSGQSNIDDVLTQARSAREAGKFEEAEIYYLQANQIESRNAEVHAEIADFYGDWLDKADASKRSHYQGLRLRHLLEATKFDKAALEPRQALLTESLKGDNLPEQIHWARQVISLAPNDPDALYLLAIEALDESPANIKEADRLLEALQRVATGRDRTFWVEARIAQYSKNSAELQRVLTTALDREPDASDDEIDQLSRLRLLVVNLETASGTEQQSHALEQILSQNERILSQEGLQGTRIVELQRLARRVREQLSKADSVSADERWEPLAEVIDRGFQKALKSDDFVGVWIHQAYAEHLNLRGHRVACLDVIENALTPDVIKDASLQDEVMRLRETAIKAALSDSSDADRFEKARPHIEALIAGTRPDYQGLGYLFQGAIDLERSGLTGPQTEATAVESSRPLTDARKHLREATLKLPEVGLAKALYGIALLMSGETALGRQHLLEAQRMGPLEARYQIWAAWSLLEAGYPEESERIVNRVVGLADSDPSLTKLSGTIQLLQGEIARSRKSPKDLEVARAAYAGSIVDGDEVPPAVSLRLAELTIALDGPEAGLAQLDDIRRHGGSTPALEALAVSTLVELDRIDDAVKTLEAAREAAPDDSQLAVLHAAIALKQNQAEKADQLLATFLADHPDDLTVAQTRARILSGVLDRPDEARTVLTEVGERTGVTAPFVQLAMIDLAQGDLAAASKTVEIIRSRWPEASAGDLLDAQIALAERDFNAASKYLQAAIEKDPSNKVALFWKAQLDSRGGAPSRAAEDFEKLVRDGTRKELGNGLSLATAAEWSLAAMAMENKDFDKAIARLESIVQGDSAGTMERAARWQIIAARSEKGQWKDARKELIALLNEPESTIDERVQAADFFRRNGESAVAEKLVDQVLDRQPGHAGAVIIKSYLLSEQGKTPDAIQRLQAAIEHQEQPPAVYLMLAAFAGETRTPDNAIAAIRKTLEQGLEAHPQSIDLLRSVYEVIRQNEGIDTALEFVEARTSLDTADDRIQRLLVDLYTREGRLDEAESLLETLIERQPKNPRLAAGLITIVSTKASQAARQNRPQEEQDLNARALKLLGTYRTQFPDDLRFPQAECELAIRQADYTKAEAVAREIEEINPDSPIGPLLRAQIYRDQGLEERAIQAYRDALETNPLRDDIRMVLAQLLLDLGRTDETLAEAARILDRSPGRADAVLLQASALASQTGTTEQIERRQGEAVALLEQAIEQNPNLTKAYLELARINHLRGRVDESIATLNAARETLPNDEQILSGLIRYLVEPPADGSAAGEANLVEALRIADEIGLDKASGTLSLALALGFHRGGRSDLAKPWAERAVAIINEPLVHLTYGDILLSFAESQRDAGSSRPLFEEAVTMYDKVLAHDSKSIEAVNNKAWILHRHLGKDQEALDLIEGLLNRVERRTLPGEFFDTLGSIQQAVGRNKDAEQSYTEGLKKSPDLAVLNFHLGRLIAADPERSARANQYLTRAWDARAQLSSEDASELETLLNRVGH; encoded by the coding sequence ATGTCCGTCCGCTGGAAACCCCTGATCATTCTCTCAGGGCTCTTCGTCACCGTGGCCCTCGGTGGGCTCGTCGCCTTCGTCCTCGTCTCCGGTCAGTCGAACATTGACGATGTCCTCACACAGGCCCGCTCGGCCCGAGAGGCTGGGAAGTTTGAAGAAGCGGAGATCTATTACCTCCAGGCGAATCAGATCGAATCGCGAAACGCCGAGGTTCACGCCGAGATCGCCGACTTCTACGGTGACTGGCTCGATAAGGCCGACGCCTCCAAACGATCGCACTACCAGGGCCTGAGACTTCGGCACCTGCTCGAAGCCACCAAATTCGACAAGGCGGCGCTCGAACCCCGACAAGCACTCCTGACAGAGAGTCTCAAGGGAGACAACCTCCCGGAACAGATCCACTGGGCGCGACAGGTCATCTCACTGGCTCCCAACGATCCCGATGCCCTGTATCTTCTGGCCATCGAGGCACTTGATGAATCACCGGCCAACATCAAGGAAGCCGACCGACTACTCGAAGCGCTTCAGCGTGTCGCCACGGGCCGTGATCGAACTTTCTGGGTCGAGGCCCGGATCGCCCAGTATTCCAAGAATTCCGCGGAGCTTCAGCGCGTCCTTACCACGGCGCTCGATCGTGAGCCTGATGCATCGGACGACGAAATTGATCAGCTCAGCCGCCTCCGACTCCTCGTTGTGAATCTTGAAACCGCAAGTGGGACCGAGCAACAATCCCACGCGCTCGAGCAGATTCTTTCCCAGAACGAACGTATTCTTTCCCAGGAAGGCCTTCAGGGGACCCGAATCGTCGAGCTTCAGCGTTTAGCCCGACGCGTCCGGGAACAACTTTCGAAGGCCGACAGCGTCTCCGCAGATGAACGCTGGGAGCCACTCGCAGAAGTCATTGACCGAGGCTTCCAGAAGGCGTTGAAGTCAGACGATTTCGTCGGCGTCTGGATTCACCAGGCGTATGCCGAGCACCTGAACCTTCGAGGGCATCGGGTCGCTTGCCTTGACGTCATTGAAAATGCCCTGACCCCCGACGTGATCAAGGACGCCTCACTTCAAGACGAAGTCATGCGGCTTCGAGAAACCGCGATCAAGGCCGCCCTGTCCGACTCCTCTGACGCCGATCGCTTCGAAAAGGCTCGTCCCCACATTGAAGCCCTGATCGCCGGAACTCGTCCCGATTACCAGGGACTCGGTTACTTGTTCCAGGGCGCCATCGATCTCGAACGCTCCGGTTTGACTGGCCCTCAAACAGAAGCGACTGCGGTCGAGTCCTCCCGCCCGCTGACCGACGCTCGAAAACATCTTCGCGAAGCAACCCTCAAGCTTCCGGAGGTCGGCCTGGCCAAGGCACTCTACGGCATTGCTCTTCTGATGTCCGGCGAAACCGCGCTTGGCCGTCAGCATCTCCTCGAAGCCCAACGGATGGGACCGCTCGAAGCGCGTTATCAGATCTGGGCTGCCTGGAGTCTTCTTGAAGCTGGCTATCCGGAGGAATCCGAACGGATCGTCAATCGTGTCGTCGGACTCGCCGACAGCGATCCGAGCCTGACCAAACTCTCCGGGACGATTCAGTTGCTCCAGGGGGAGATCGCCCGCAGCCGCAAGTCTCCCAAAGATCTCGAAGTCGCACGGGCCGCCTACGCGGGCTCGATCGTGGACGGTGACGAGGTCCCCCCCGCCGTTTCGCTCCGCTTGGCCGAACTGACCATTGCCCTCGACGGTCCGGAAGCCGGACTCGCCCAGCTCGACGACATCCGACGGCATGGTGGCAGTACACCTGCCCTCGAAGCCCTGGCGGTCTCCACGCTGGTCGAACTCGATCGGATCGACGACGCGGTCAAGACCCTCGAAGCCGCTCGCGAAGCGGCTCCAGATGATTCCCAGCTTGCCGTACTGCATGCCGCGATCGCCCTGAAGCAGAACCAGGCCGAAAAGGCTGACCAACTTCTCGCCACTTTCCTGGCCGATCATCCCGATGACCTCACTGTGGCCCAGACCCGAGCTCGCATTCTCTCCGGAGTCCTCGATCGTCCCGATGAGGCCCGAACGGTCCTGACCGAGGTCGGGGAGAGGACGGGAGTCACCGCCCCCTTCGTGCAGCTTGCCATGATCGACCTGGCCCAGGGGGACCTGGCCGCTGCGTCGAAGACCGTCGAGATCATTCGCAGTCGATGGCCCGAAGCGTCGGCCGGCGACCTACTTGACGCCCAGATTGCCCTGGCTGAACGCGACTTCAACGCCGCCTCGAAGTATCTCCAGGCCGCCATTGAAAAGGACCCAAGCAACAAGGTCGCTCTCTTCTGGAAAGCCCAACTCGATAGCCGAGGAGGCGCCCCCTCCCGAGCCGCCGAAGACTTCGAGAAGCTCGTCCGTGACGGCACGAGGAAGGAGCTCGGCAACGGCCTCTCACTGGCAACCGCTGCCGAATGGTCCCTGGCCGCCATGGCCATGGAAAACAAGGATTTCGATAAGGCCATTGCTCGCCTTGAATCCATTGTTCAAGGGGACAGCGCAGGGACGATGGAGCGGGCCGCCCGCTGGCAAATTATCGCCGCACGATCGGAAAAAGGGCAGTGGAAAGACGCTCGCAAAGAGCTGATCGCCCTGCTCAACGAACCCGAATCGACCATCGATGAACGCGTCCAGGCCGCCGACTTCTTCCGCCGTAACGGCGAATCGGCAGTGGCCGAGAAGCTCGTCGATCAGGTCCTTGATCGCCAGCCCGGCCATGCCGGTGCCGTGATCATCAAGTCCTACCTGCTCAGCGAGCAAGGCAAGACCCCCGACGCCATTCAGCGCCTTCAGGCTGCGATCGAGCACCAGGAACAGCCTCCTGCCGTCTACCTGATGCTCGCCGCCTTCGCCGGTGAAACCAGGACCCCCGACAACGCCATCGCGGCGATCCGAAAAACTCTCGAACAGGGCCTTGAGGCTCACCCTCAATCGATCGATCTTCTCCGATCCGTCTACGAGGTGATTCGCCAGAACGAAGGCATCGACACCGCCCTTGAATTCGTCGAAGCTCGGACCTCCCTCGATACCGCGGACGACCGCATCCAGCGGCTTCTTGTTGACCTCTACACCCGAGAGGGACGTCTCGACGAGGCCGAATCACTCCTCGAAACGCTGATCGAGCGGCAACCGAAGAACCCCCGACTTGCCGCCGGTTTGATCACGATCGTCAGCACCAAGGCAAGCCAGGCCGCTCGACAGAATCGCCCGCAAGAGGAACAGGACCTCAACGCCCGGGCCTTGAAGCTACTGGGAACGTATCGGACTCAGTTCCCCGATGACCTTCGCTTCCCACAGGCCGAGTGCGAGCTGGCCATCCGGCAGGCCGACTACACGAAAGCCGAGGCCGTCGCCCGAGAAATCGAGGAAATTAACCCCGATTCCCCCATCGGCCCCCTGCTCCGTGCTCAGATCTATCGCGATCAAGGTCTCGAAGAACGAGCCATCCAGGCCTATCGCGATGCCCTCGAAACCAATCCCCTTCGCGATGACATTCGCATGGTCCTCGCGCAGCTCTTGCTCGACCTGGGCCGGACGGATGAGACGCTGGCCGAAGCCGCCCGAATTCTCGACCGGTCTCCAGGACGAGCCGACGCCGTGCTCCTCCAGGCATCCGCGCTGGCCTCCCAGACTGGGACCACCGAGCAGATCGAACGCCGACAGGGTGAGGCCGTCGCCTTGCTCGAACAGGCCATCGAGCAGAATCCAAACTTGACCAAGGCCTACCTCGAACTCGCTCGCATCAATCACCTTCGCGGTCGAGTCGACGAATCGATCGCGACCTTGAACGCTGCCCGGGAGACGCTTCCCAACGATGAGCAAATCCTCTCGGGATTGATCCGCTATCTGGTCGAGCCCCCGGCCGACGGCTCCGCGGCCGGCGAGGCGAACCTCGTCGAGGCCTTGCGGATCGCCGACGAGATCGGCCTGGATAAGGCCTCAGGCACGCTCTCGCTTGCCCTCGCACTCGGTTTTCACCGGGGAGGACGCTCCGACCTGGCCAAACCCTGGGCCGAACGTGCCGTTGCGATCATCAATGAACCTCTGGTTCATCTGACCTACGGGGATATCCTCCTCTCCTTTGCGGAATCTCAGCGAGACGCCGGCTCGTCCCGCCCCCTCTTCGAAGAAGCGGTTACGATGTACGACAAGGTACTCGCCCACGATTCGAAATCCATCGAGGCCGTGAACAACAAAGCCTGGATCTTGCACCGCCATCTCGGCAAGGACCAGGAAGCCCTCGACCTGATCGAGGGATTGCTTAATCGCGTCGAGCGTCGGACCCTTCCCGGTGAGTTCTTTGATACGCTTGGCTCGATCCAGCAAGCCGTCGGCCGGAACAAGGACGCCGAACAGTCCTACACCGAGGGCTTGAAGAAGTCGCCCGATCTTGCCGTCCTGAACTTCCACCTCGGTCGCCTGATCGCGGCCGACCCCGAACGGTCTGCCAGAGCCAACCAGTATTTGACCAGGGCCTGGGATGCCCGTGCCCAGCTTTCGAGCGAAGATGCCTCTGAGCTCGAAACCCTCCTCAATCGCGTAGGGCACTAA
- the bioF gene encoding 8-amino-7-oxononanoate synthase, whose translation MSADPLAWLDEVAEERTRLGLQRSIVPYGAASPGWIERDGRRLLDLSSNDYLGLASDPRVVAAGIDAAHRYGWGAGASPLVCGWRDPHEALAEELAVFEHSEAVALFPTGYAANLGTIVSLVGSGDVVYGDRLNHSCLIQGARLSGATVRVYPHGDHERLEHLIERDRVRGRFRRTMIATDGVFSMDGDLAPLRELVEIAERSGAILLVDEAHGTGVFGPDGRGASAALGVAERVPIRVGTLSKGIGSVGGFVAGSRRLIDHLHNHASTLLYSTAMPPAAAGAAREALRIVREEPWRRDRVHQLGRSFRERLQAIGLPVPPSEGPIVPVILGEVDRTLNMAAQLFASGFLVAAIRPPTVPRGTARLRISLSASHNEEELERMIKVLRQITV comes from the coding sequence ATGAGCGCCGATCCGCTGGCCTGGCTCGACGAGGTTGCCGAGGAACGAACCCGACTCGGGTTGCAACGGTCCATCGTACCGTACGGCGCGGCCAGTCCCGGATGGATCGAGCGGGATGGTCGGAGGCTCCTCGATCTCAGTTCGAACGATTATCTGGGCCTTGCGAGCGATCCCCGCGTCGTTGCCGCAGGCATCGATGCCGCCCACCGGTATGGTTGGGGGGCGGGAGCCTCACCGCTCGTTTGTGGGTGGAGGGATCCTCATGAGGCCCTGGCCGAGGAGTTGGCCGTGTTCGAACACTCGGAGGCAGTCGCACTCTTCCCGACCGGCTACGCCGCCAATCTGGGAACGATTGTATCGCTAGTCGGGTCGGGTGATGTCGTGTACGGAGATCGGCTCAACCATTCGTGCCTGATCCAGGGCGCTCGACTGTCAGGGGCGACCGTACGGGTGTATCCGCATGGGGATCATGAACGCCTGGAGCACCTGATTGAACGTGACCGGGTTCGAGGACGATTCCGACGGACGATGATTGCGACCGATGGGGTCTTCAGCATGGACGGAGATCTCGCCCCGCTTCGAGAACTGGTCGAGATTGCCGAACGATCAGGAGCGATCCTGCTCGTCGACGAGGCGCATGGCACGGGCGTCTTCGGCCCGGACGGTCGAGGGGCGAGTGCGGCGCTTGGGGTGGCGGAGCGCGTGCCGATCCGCGTCGGCACCTTATCGAAGGGGATCGGATCCGTCGGGGGATTCGTTGCGGGGAGTCGTCGCTTGATCGATCATCTCCACAATCATGCATCGACGCTCTTGTATTCAACGGCAATGCCTCCCGCGGCAGCAGGAGCGGCGAGGGAGGCGTTACGGATCGTCCGGGAGGAACCCTGGAGACGTGATCGCGTTCATCAACTGGGGAGGAGCTTCCGGGAACGTCTGCAAGCCATTGGCCTTCCGGTTCCGCCCTCGGAAGGGCCAATCGTCCCGGTGATCCTCGGGGAGGTGGATCGAACCCTGAACATGGCGGCCCAGTTGTTCGCGTCCGGCTTTCTGGTCGCTGCAATCCGGCCTCCGACCGTTCCAAGAGGAACGGCTCGGTTGCGCATCAGCCTTTCCGCCAGTCACAATGAAGAGGAACTGGAGCGTATGATCAAGGTTCTTCGTCAGATCACCGTGTAG
- a CDS encoding beta-ketoacyl-[acyl-carrier-protein] synthase family protein, translating into MASPRVVITGIGLRTGLGQTTESSWQGLRSGLSAATVLKLEAGPGRFWAGVPICEAEAETEGPGVLEARAALADAGLPCVGSFPCDRTRVATVIGLSKGDLQRLVGWHRCLSKGLEQSIGDWTDAWPDAGSQAIGKALDLRGPRLAPIAACATGVVAVLRAADLIRQGACDLALAGAVDRSLEPLVLGAFERMGAMARVEGAPEFAIRPWDRSRSGFLVGEGGAVLVLEREDDALARGALPYAEIGGGALGSDARHLTNLDPDPKRLSALIVEALQRSRVEPSEVDSVNVHGTATRVNDPLECQAIRRALGTHADAVSCSANKAQIGHLLGGAGAAELAITCLSIRDQFVPPTMNLNDPDPSCDLDGTPNHGRFREIRAAVKLSLGFGGHLAVAVLRRPEGPRRLPLEQFPH; encoded by the coding sequence ATGGCATCGCCTCGGGTCGTCATCACGGGGATCGGGCTTCGTACGGGACTGGGTCAGACGACCGAGTCCAGCTGGCAAGGTCTTCGATCGGGGCTCTCGGCCGCGACGGTCCTGAAGCTGGAGGCTGGGCCTGGTCGGTTTTGGGCGGGCGTGCCGATCTGCGAGGCGGAAGCGGAGACCGAGGGGCCCGGCGTCCTCGAGGCGCGAGCGGCCCTGGCCGATGCCGGCCTTCCCTGTGTCGGGAGCTTCCCATGCGATCGGACCCGAGTGGCGACCGTGATCGGCCTGAGTAAAGGGGACCTCCAACGGCTTGTCGGATGGCATCGCTGCCTTTCGAAGGGGTTGGAGCAGTCGATCGGCGATTGGACCGACGCTTGGCCTGATGCCGGATCACAGGCGATCGGGAAGGCTCTGGACTTGCGAGGGCCTCGGCTGGCACCGATTGCTGCGTGCGCAACGGGCGTGGTCGCGGTCCTTCGGGCCGCTGACCTGATCCGCCAAGGAGCCTGTGATCTCGCCCTGGCCGGTGCCGTGGATCGGTCGCTGGAGCCGCTCGTGCTGGGAGCCTTCGAGCGGATGGGGGCGATGGCCAGGGTCGAGGGAGCACCCGAGTTTGCGATCCGCCCCTGGGACCGGTCCCGGAGTGGATTTCTGGTCGGGGAGGGGGGGGCAGTGCTCGTCCTGGAACGAGAGGATGATGCTCTGGCTCGCGGGGCCTTGCCGTATGCGGAGATCGGCGGGGGGGCACTGGGTTCCGACGCCAGGCATCTCACCAATCTCGACCCCGACCCGAAGCGTCTTTCAGCGTTGATCGTGGAGGCCCTACAACGGTCGAGGGTGGAGCCTAGTGAGGTCGATAGCGTGAACGTTCATGGAACAGCCACGCGCGTGAATGATCCGCTCGAATGCCAGGCGATTCGAAGGGCACTCGGCACGCATGCCGATGCCGTATCCTGCTCTGCAAACAAGGCTCAAATCGGTCATCTTCTGGGAGGAGCAGGGGCAGCCGAGCTGGCGATCACTTGTCTGTCGATCCGCGACCAGTTCGTGCCGCCGACCATGAATCTCAATGATCCGGACCCGAGCTGCGATCTGGATGGCACGCCAAATCATGGTCGATTCCGCGAGATCCGGGCCGCGGTCAAACTCTCCCTCGGCTTCGGAGGTCATCTGGCCGTGGCCGTGTTACGACGGCCGGAGGGGCCTAGACGATTGCCTCTGGAACAATTCCCGCATTGA
- the bioB gene encoding biotin synthase BioB, translating to MLTASTPRYSIDEVSSIYRTPLLELILRASDVHRRHQDVGEVQVCRLLSIKTGGCPEDCGYCPQSAHYEAPVKAEPLMDVDAVVAAAEAAKSEGSTRFCMGAAWREVKDGPRFERVLEMIRRIKGLGGLEVCVTLGMLNADQAQRLKEAGLDAYNHNLDTSEEYYDQIITTRTYADRLQTLRHVREAGVSVCCGGILGMGESEDDRISLLHTLANLPEPPESVPINALVPVEGTPLADQAKLDVWSMVRAIATARILMPTARVRLSAGRLSMSPAEQALCFLAGANSIFAGEKLLTTPNPDVDADRLLFDQLGLKPMEADPR from the coding sequence ATGCTGACCGCCTCGACCCCTCGCTATTCGATCGACGAGGTTTCCTCGATCTACCGAACACCCTTGCTGGAACTGATTCTCCGCGCTTCGGACGTCCATCGGCGTCATCAGGACGTCGGAGAAGTTCAGGTCTGCCGCTTGCTCTCGATCAAGACCGGTGGATGTCCGGAGGATTGTGGCTATTGCCCGCAGTCGGCTCACTACGAAGCCCCGGTGAAAGCCGAGCCTTTGATGGATGTCGACGCGGTGGTGGCCGCTGCCGAGGCCGCCAAGTCTGAAGGCTCGACACGCTTCTGCATGGGGGCCGCCTGGCGCGAAGTGAAGGACGGCCCCCGCTTCGAGCGAGTCCTCGAAATGATTCGCCGGATCAAGGGGCTCGGCGGGCTGGAAGTCTGCGTGACGCTCGGGATGCTCAACGCCGATCAGGCTCAGCGGCTGAAAGAGGCCGGACTCGACGCGTATAACCATAACCTCGACACGTCCGAGGAATACTACGACCAGATCATCACGACACGGACCTATGCCGATCGGCTTCAGACGCTCAGGCATGTGCGAGAGGCGGGGGTCTCGGTCTGCTGTGGCGGAATTCTTGGGATGGGAGAGTCGGAGGACGATCGGATTAGCTTGTTGCACACCCTGGCGAACCTTCCCGAGCCTCCTGAATCGGTGCCGATCAACGCCCTTGTGCCGGTGGAAGGGACCCCGCTGGCCGATCAGGCGAAGCTGGATGTCTGGTCGATGGTCCGGGCGATCGCGACGGCTCGCATCCTGATGCCGACGGCTCGGGTGCGGCTCTCGGCGGGTCGGCTGTCGATGAGTCCCGCGGAGCAGGCCCTCTGCTTCCTGGCCGGTGCAAATTCGATTTTTGCCGGGGAGAAGTTGCTGACCACCCCGAACCCGGACGTTGACGCCGACCGCTTGCTTTTCGATCAACTCGGGCTCAAGCCGATGGAGGCCGACCCGCGCTGA
- a CDS encoding HYExAFE family protein — translation MADRSNHYEAAFEAYIRARKVPCVAIDEAKRSLAPEGGLKSPDFLLYPSLGPNLVVEVKGKRGKNALGRRRWENWVTTDDLDGLVRWQALFGPSFQSVLAFVYAERPPTFGLPPGEGGFSFRGRIYRFWAVGLDDYLTHLRSRGPAWKAVAMARLAFRKRVRPLDDWLPMTPGGSRPGSASTSKEPSR, via the coding sequence ATGGCGGATCGTTCCAACCATTATGAGGCGGCCTTCGAGGCGTACATTCGCGCTCGAAAGGTCCCTTGTGTGGCGATCGATGAGGCCAAACGATCGCTGGCCCCGGAGGGTGGCTTGAAATCACCGGATTTCCTGCTTTATCCGAGTCTGGGCCCGAACCTGGTGGTGGAAGTCAAAGGCAAGCGCGGTAAAAATGCCCTGGGCCGTCGTCGATGGGAGAACTGGGTGACGACCGACGACCTCGATGGTCTGGTACGCTGGCAGGCGTTGTTCGGCCCGTCATTTCAGTCGGTGCTGGCATTCGTGTATGCCGAGCGACCTCCGACATTCGGCCTGCCTCCGGGAGAAGGGGGATTTTCCTTCCGGGGGAGAATCTATCGATTCTGGGCGGTGGGTCTCGATGATTACCTCACGCATTTGCGGTCTCGAGGCCCTGCCTGGAAAGCGGTAGCGATGGCGCGTCTCGCCTTTCGAAAGCGTGTCCGACCGCTCGATGACTGGTTGCCGATGACGCCCGGGGGCTCTCGTCCCGGATCGGCCTCGACCTCGAAGGAACCTTCTCGATGA
- the rpiA gene encoding ribose-5-phosphate isomerase RpiA, with translation MSIAEKALELVVDGTVIGLGTGQAASEFVRRLGQQVREGLDVRGIATSRATEALAREVGVPLLGLGDVEEIDATFDGADAVDPQLDLIKGLGGALLREKIVAASSRTLIILVGQEKLTNRLGRGYCRQLPVEVVPFGLPLVQRKLSRLGLEAELRLQEGQPVPTDNGNYTIDIDLSALDEEPSELNDRIRAIPGVVETGFFLGMARRVLIGRDDGSVELRQRDE, from the coding sequence GTGAGCATTGCGGAGAAAGCGCTCGAACTGGTCGTCGATGGTACGGTGATCGGCCTCGGCACCGGACAGGCTGCTTCCGAATTCGTTCGACGGCTGGGACAGCAGGTCCGTGAGGGATTGGACGTGCGGGGGATCGCCACTTCCCGGGCGACCGAGGCTCTCGCGCGAGAAGTGGGGGTTCCGCTGCTCGGGCTGGGGGATGTGGAGGAGATCGACGCAACTTTCGACGGAGCTGATGCGGTTGATCCCCAGCTCGACCTGATCAAGGGGCTCGGTGGGGCCTTGCTTCGGGAGAAGATCGTGGCGGCGTCTTCTCGAACCCTGATTATCCTGGTGGGTCAGGAGAAATTGACCAATCGGCTCGGCCGGGGATACTGTCGGCAGCTTCCTGTAGAGGTCGTTCCGTTCGGCTTGCCACTCGTTCAGCGGAAGTTGTCGCGATTGGGCCTCGAGGCGGAGCTTCGATTGCAGGAAGGTCAACCGGTCCCGACCGATAACGGAAATTACACCATCGACATCGATCTCTCGGCGCTTGACGAAGAACCGAGCGAATTGAACGACCGGATTCGGGCCATCCCGGGGGTGGTCGAAACGGGTTTTTTTCTGGGAATGGCCCGGCGGGTCCTCATTGGCCGGGACGATGGTTCCGTGGAGCTTCGGCAACGAGACGAGTAA
- a CDS encoding HAD family hydrolase, with amino-acid sequence MNAPAIIFDFGNVVGFFDYARACEAIAHPRGLQAQSLLQSARKAGLNDLVAQFEIGQLTAEAFASACCDLLKPLNVLPDEFIAAWSDIFWPNETLVPLIERLRHTGHRLILGSNTNDLHASRFRRQFAETLTHFNHLILSYEIGHLKPSSGFYQACVQAAETEPADCIFIDDLPENVQGARQSGLQGICYRDTPSLEFELARLGITSANPMR; translated from the coding sequence ATGAACGCTCCCGCCATCATTTTTGACTTTGGGAATGTGGTCGGCTTCTTCGACTACGCTCGGGCTTGTGAGGCGATCGCCCATCCCCGCGGACTACAAGCCCAGTCGCTCCTTCAGTCCGCCCGCAAGGCTGGGCTCAATGACCTCGTGGCCCAGTTCGAGATCGGTCAACTGACCGCTGAAGCCTTCGCGAGCGCCTGCTGCGACCTGCTCAAACCCCTCAACGTCTTGCCCGACGAATTCATCGCGGCCTGGTCCGATATCTTCTGGCCGAACGAAACCCTCGTCCCCTTGATTGAGCGCCTCCGTCATACCGGCCACCGTCTGATCCTCGGCTCGAATACCAACGACCTGCACGCCTCACGCTTCCGCCGTCAATTCGCCGAAACGCTCACCCACTTCAATCACCTGATCCTCTCGTACGAGATCGGCCATCTGAAGCCGTCGTCCGGGTTCTACCAGGCTTGCGTCCAGGCAGCCGAGACCGAACCGGCTGATTGCATCTTCATTGACGATTTGCCGGAGAATGTTCAGGGAGCCCGCCAGTCGGGTCTGCAGGGAATCTGCTACCGCGATACCCCCAGTCTCGAATTCGAACTGGCTCGCCTCGGTATCACCTCGGCCAACCCAATGCGCTGA